The Cytophagales bacterium genomic interval TTACATAAGATCCTGGGATTGAAGGCCACTGATTCCTGTAATTCAAAATGATCCTGGATTGGCTGGCGGTTCCTGCAAAGGCAGGATTTAGGTATAGCGGTGCTGCGTAAAATTGGGAAAATTGCGGGTCTTGAGCTAGACAATTGATCCTGATACTCGGGAGTAGTTGGCAGCAGGCAATTATAAGCAATATGATAATAATTTTTTTCATAGCAATTGTCATTGGTCATTAGTCATAGTCATTAGTCATAGTTATAGTCATTGTCATCTTTGCCCTCAGATCCATCGGATGGCACAACCCACATACAAGCTGAGCCATCCGATGGTGGCCAACCCCAGTCATTGTCACCGAAGCAACGTAACATTCCCCACCCCTTTATACCTTTCTCCATTCATAAATTCCGCACCAATTTTCCATACATATACGTCTTGCTTGCTCAACTCACCCCGGTAATATCCATCCCATCCGGCATCGGCATTTGTTGTTTCAAATATTAATTCTCCCCAGCGATTAAATATTTGCATCTTATAGCTTATAACTCCTGAAGTGAGGGCAATAAATATGTTATCTTGTGGTTGTTCGGGAGCAAATGCATTCGGGATCAGGATAAGTCCTCCCTTTTTTGCCAGGACTTTTTTCGTTAGTGTATCAGAACAACCGTATTGGTTCCTGGCAATTAGTGTAATTATGTATTCACCGGGAAATGTATAATTGTAGTAAGGATTTGCTTCATCCGAAGTGACGCCATCTCCAAAATCCCATAGATAACTATCTGCATTCTCAGATAGATTAATACAATGTACAGGTTCTGCAGGCAGGAAAACGAATTCAGGATTAACTACAAAAGCAGCTATGGGCAGCTCATGCACCACAATAATATTTAGTTTGGTTAAAGTATCCTGTCCCCCTGGTCCATAAGCGATTAATGTTACCGAATATGTACCTTTATCATAGTAAGTATGGGTAGGATCTTTTAATAATGATGTAGCGCCATCTCCAAAATTCCATATATAAGAATCAGCGTAAAGGGTATTATTGATAAACGATACGGTCAAAGGCCTGCAGCCATTGCCAAACACATCAAAGTCAGCTACCAGACAACGCTGATTAATAGTTATTGTGTCTGAAATTATACAGCTATTGGCATCACTTATTTCAACCGTATAGGTTCCTGCACATAAGCTTGCTATGTTTTCAGAAGTAGCGCCATTTGACCATATATAAGAATATGGGGGTGTACCGCCTGTTACAGTCAGGTCAGATGCACCATTACAGGCTCTGTTACAGATTACATCAGTACCTGCTATACTTGCAGTTAATCCTAATGGTTCACTGATAATAACTGTATCAGGGATCACACAGCTGTTAGCATCAGTAATATCAACAATGTAGGTTCCTGCACATAAGCTTGCTATATCTTTAGAGGCAGCTCCATTAGACCAGGAATATGAATATGGAGTTGTACCACCGGAAACGGTCAGATCAGCTACTCCGTCACAGACCCCATTACAGCTAACATTCGTTCCGGCTATGCTCGTATTAAGTGCAACAGGTTCACTAATGTTCACACTGTCTGAGATAGTACAGCCGTTTGAATCAGTGAGATTAACTACATATAATCCCGGACACAATGCTGATATATCCTCTGTATCTGAGCCATCAGACCAGGAAAAAGAATAAGGCATAGTACCTCCGGAAACCGTCAGGTCTGCTGATCCGTTACAGTTACCATTGCAGCTTACGTTTATTCCAACGATCGTTGCAATCAATTCGGGAGGCTCGGAAATCACAACAACAATTGTGGAATCATCACATCCGATACTATTGGTTACGATTAAGGTGTAAGTTCCTGGAGCAAGTCCTGTTACCCAGTGCCCTGTCAATATTATTGAATCCGGACCTATCCATACATAACTGTATGTTGGAGGGCCCCCTCCGGTGATTTGCACCGTTGCTTCACCATCATCTTCACCATAACAGCTTACATCTATCACTGAAAGGTTCTTTACCGTCATTGGATTATTGGGCTGGTTGATATTTACATTTTTTGTTTCTACACATCCATTAAGGTCTGTGACGGTCACAGTATATGTACCGGCACTTAATCCTGTTGCTGTGTCAGTGGTTTGGGGAGGGTTTGTATTCCATAAAAATGAAAATGGCGGTGTGCCACCTGTAGCATTTGCAATCGCCTGACCATCACTTCCATCATAACAGGTTACATGGCTGGGAGGAGCGATATTGACATTTAACTGTTTAGGTTCATTGATAGTGACATTCGCTGTGGCAATACAGCCATTGGCATCTGTAACAGTGACTGTATAATTTCCTTTATCCAGTCCTGAAGCTGTTTGACCGGTTTGTGCGGGATTAGTGTTCCACAAATAAGAATAGGGAAGAGTTCCTCCTGTAACGATCACTGTTGCCTCCCCATCATTTGCACTTTTACAACTTATATTTTTAACAGAATCAATGTTTGCAGTTAAGCCATAAACAGTTATGCAAAACGAATAAACCTGTGATCCTAAAAACGGACAATTATCATCAACAACTTCTACCGTAAAACAATGTGGGGTATTACTGATATGGCTTGTATCCGGGGTCCAGCTAAAGGAGCCTGTTGGCCTTACACCTCCTGATATTGAGAAGCTTGCACCAGGTATCCCCTGGTTCCAGCTTAGGGTTAATGTTTGTGCAGTATCAATGTCGTAGCTGTTTGTAGAAAAGGTGATCAATTGTCCTGCACAGGCAGATGCGGAAAACGACCCGGAACTATCAATACCATCCAGCCAGGGAAGATTATTGGCATTTGGACAATCAATCACCCTAACCTGAATATCGCGAATTACACTACCAATGAACACACCGTTTCTCCATTCTTCAACTTTGACAGCTAAAACAGTTACTTCTAACATGGCAGGCGTCATACAAATATCGCCTGTAAGGGGATCAATAAATAAAGGTGGTGTAGAAGTAAGAGGATTTACAGCAGAATAACCGCTAAAATAATCCACAGTATCACCTGCACCGGGGCCTGTTGAAGGTGTGATCAAAGAGTAAACCAAAGAATCACCATCGGCATCAGTTGCTCCATGATTGAAACAATAAGATTTTCCTATGCAGATAAAAGGCACGGGATTATTTGAAAACACAGGAGAATTATTACAGAATACCCAGGTATTATCAAGAAGTGTTTCAACATGAATATTTTCCGAACCGGGATTGTTAATGGTCGTGATATCATAATTTCTGCAGCATAAACTATAGCTCAAAACCCAGTCGCTGCATTGGGCTGGTAGAATAACCACTCCCTGATAAATGTATTCTTCAGCGCCAGGATAACTACCTCCGCTGCATACTGTCTGGTAGGTAGTACATATCGGGGTGATTTCTTTTACAGAGACGAGACTAAGGCTTTCAACAAAATTCTGGCCGCAGGATACTGAGCTGATATTCACCCCCGGGCTGCCAGGGGCATTAATTCCCGCACAATCCCTGTAAAAAGCAAGTGTGATCTGAAAAGTATCTGCTCCCAGGCATTCATAGGTAAGGTCCATACCCATCGAATGCGTAGCTTGAGCATCGTAATTTTTAAAGCAAAAGAATGCTAGCAATAAGATATTTGCAATATGAATGAAAATGTTTTTCATATTATTGTGTCAATCTGTTCATATATTCGTGTGTTCACGTGTTCACGTGAGCACTTGAACACTTATTTAGAATTTAGCAGTGGGTAGTTATTTTTTAAATTATACTTAGCTGCGGGCACTATCAGGTCATTAGGTCTGTGGATTTTCTTCTTCTCACTCATATTGGATTTATGTCTCCATAATATCACAGTTCCTGTTCCCCTGTATTTTTCTCCACCCATATATTCAGCAGCTATTTTCCATTTATGAACACCTTGTTTGCATAATTTCCCCTTATAAAGTCCATTCCAGCCCTTATCTTCATTGTTTGTTTCAAATAATAATTTGCCTTTCTTATCGAATATTTTCATATTAAAGCTGATAATCCCAGAGGTAAGAGGTACAAGTATGTTATTTTTTAAACTTTCAGGCGTAAAAGATTTCGGAACAAAAACGAGTCCACCTGTTTTTGCAATGACTTCTTTTGCAACAGTATCGCTGCAGCCATATTGGTTTGCAGCAATTAGAGTAATTGTATATTCACCGGGGAGAGCATAATAATGTTGAGGTTCTTTTTTATCTGAAGTGGTTTCATCACCAAAATCCCATTGATAGCTGTCAGCTTTTTTTGACAGATTTAAACATTGAGCCGGTTCATCGATCAGGAAAACAAATTCGGGATTGACCATAAATTCAGGAGTTGGAACCGGATAAACATTAATTAATTGCATTTCAACTACTGCGTTGTACCCGCCAGGCTCAGTAGCAGTTAAGGAGGCCAAATAAGTGCCTTCTTCATAATAAGTATGTTTTGGATTCTCCTGGTTTGAAGTAACACCATCACCAAAATCCCAGGTGTATATAGTTGATCCTGTTCCTTTATACAGTTCGTTTATGAACCAGATGGTATGTGGCGCACATCCGGATTTCGGACTCGTGATTTCATCCAGAGTACCCGGGAGCGGATTGTGGGGTAAAGAAGCAACAAAAGCAGGTGCTTCAATAGAAATATTATTTGTTGCGATCAGGGATTTACATTGTTTGTTTTCCAGGTATTGAAATTTACTCCGGAAGATCTTTTCACCTGCTACATTATTTCCCACGGTAACATTATATGATATGGAGAATTTATTTTCAGGCGGTAATTTGATCCAGATTATTTCAACTTTTTGATCTTTAAATTTAAATTTTCCTTTTTCTGTTTCGATTGGTGTTACTGTAAAGCCTGATGGCAGTTCCTGCTGAAATTTTCCAATGCGTTCGTTGTTGCCTTTATTAATTATAACCTCAACAACAAATGCTGAACCGGGTTCTGCTGAAGCAGGAATGTTTAGTGATATGTTGGTATTCTCCTGGTTATTTGCCTGCCCTTGGGCAAAAGGTAGAAAAATAAGAATGATAAAAGCGCAAAGCGCATAGCGAAGAGCGCATAGCGAAGAGAACTTAGAGTTATACTCTCTGTATTCTTCACCTACGATTATAGTCTTTAGTGTTTTCATGGTATAATTTTTTTGGTGATATGCTATTTTACGGGCTTTGTGGAGGGGAGGGTTTAAATAGATTTGTAAATGTGTAAAAATGCGTAGGTATAATTACTTAGGTAGTAAATAGTAGACAAGCAGGGTGTTGGGTAGTGGGCGCTTGTATGAAAAAAAACTCAATTGAAAACAAAAAAAATGCCATCCCGCCTGTCCCCCCGAGTACTCGGGATGAAACTTAGTGTCTTGGTGTCTTTGTGCCTTCGCACCGAAGTTCAGCCTACGTAGCCAAAGGCTACTTTGGCGAAGTATGTTGCTTTGGCACACCGGTGTGGCAGGTTTTACATTTTATTATGTTTGCTCTTTCTCTTATCCGGATAGCATTCTTTTCCAAACATTCCTTTTACATTCTGAACTTTCATCTCAATAAGTTTTCCTCCGGCACTTTTACTTCCTTTACCACTGCCGCTACCGCTGCTACTGCCACCCCGGGTGTTTATATTAAGTGCAATAGCGTTTTGAGGCATAGAGGGTATTCTTTTATTTGCAGTAAAATTTTTTTTCTTTTTATTTATAACGCATTGAAATTTACAACCTATGAACAGCACTTCAGAAAAATCTTTGTAAACTTTTATTCTATAGGATATCTTAAATGAGTTTTGTTCCGGAATCCGCATCCATACTATTTTGATCTTTTGATTTTTAAAAGTAAACTTTCCTCCATGTGTTTCAACGGGTAATGCAAAAAAACCTGGTGGTAGTTTTTGTTCAAATCTCGCCATTCCTTTAATGGAACCTTTACGGATCATTATTTCAATGATAAACTCAGATTCGGGGCTTTTTAATTGAAAATTGATCCCGGGTACTCGTAGCACTGCCTGCCTGCTACTTTGTTTTAGCAGGCAGGCGCTATAAGAATAATTTATCAGAACAAGAATATAAACAATGAATATCAGAAGTTTAATCCCTGTATAATTGGCGTTATTTCCTGTCATTGATTTTTTCACTTTGTAAATATTGTGAGAAATATTTATATTAATGTAATTTTTATTTGCAAAATCATTTACTTTGCCTCCTTAATATTTGCAAATTTAAAAAAAAATGATTTAAAAACACAATACTATGAAACGTCTATATTTTAAATTTACTGCCTGCCTGCTATCAGGCATGGTTTGTTTGCTGGTCTTATTGCTACCGGCTTGTGAAAGTAAGGTAAGCTCAGAAGAACCATCTGATTTTCAATACTTATCAGAACAATTTGCAGACCTCCAGATACTCCGATATAAGGTACCCGGTTTTGAGGAGCTTTCTTTGCAGCAAAAAGAGATGCTTTACTATCTCTATAAGGCAGCATTATCGGGTAGGGATATTATTTATGACCAGAATTATAAACACAACCTTCTTGTCAGAAGGACACTTGAGGCAATTGTAGAAAGTTATTCGGGTGATAGAGAAACAGAAGAATTTAACAAATTCATGGTTTATACAAAAAGAGTATGGTTTTCTAACGGCATTCATCACCACTCCGGAGCTAAAAAATTCCTGCCAGACATTACGCCTGAATATTTTTCACAATTGGTGAAAAACGCTCTTGAAAATAAATTCTCTCTTCTTGAAACAGTTGAAGAAGCTGACACAATTCATAATTTTGATCTTTTAGATTTAATTCTTTTAGAAGGTGAAACGATTGAGGATTTCATTGAAAAGCTGATCCCGATCATTTTAGATCCGAGAGTTGACGTAAAAAGAGTGAACCAGAATCCTGATGTTGACATGATCACATCATCAGCCAACAACTATTATGAAGGGGTAACGCAGCAGGAAGTTGAGACCTATTATCAAAATGTTATTGATAGAAATGACACAACTCCCGTTTCCTATGGCCTTAATTCAAAGCTTGTTAAAGAAAATGATCAGATCAAAGAAAAAGTGTGGAAGATAGGTGGAATGTACACCGAAGCTATTGAACAAATTGTTTACTGGCTGGAAAAAGCTTCTTTAGTAGCAGAAAACGACCAGCAAAAAATAGCGCTTGATAAATTAATTGAATATTACAAAACCGGTGATCTCAGGAAATTTGATGAATATAACATTGAATGGGTTAAAGATACGGCTTCAAGGATAGACCTGGTAAATGGATTTATAGAAGTGTATGGTGATGCGCTCGGGTATAGAGCAGCTTATGAATCTGTAGTATCCATAAAAGATTTGAAAGCAACAAAACGTATTGCTGCTATTGCCAAAGAAGCCCAATGGTTTGAAGATAATGCTCCTATCATGGAGGAACATAAGAAGAAGAATGTAAAAGGCATTTCTGCCAAGGTGATCACTGTAGTTATTGAAGGGGGTGATGCATCTCCTTCCACTCCTATTGGTATCAACCTGCCGAATGCTCAATGGATCAGAAAATATTACGGCTCAAAATCAGTGAACCTTAGCAACATCAAGGCTTCATACAATTATCTCACAGCTCATGGCGGGCAGGTTGAAGAATTTTACTATACCCGGGAAGAAATGGAAAGAGCTAAGAAACATGATGTTCTGGCAGATAACCTGCACACCGATTTACATGAAGTAATAGGCCACGCATCCGGTCAGCTTGAACCTGGCGTTGGCACTCCAAAAGAAACGCTCAAAAATTATGCTTCCACACTTGAAGAAGGCCGTGCCGACCTGGTTGCATTATATTACTTTATGGATGAAAAGCTGGTAGAAATTGGCGTGATGCCTTCATTAGAAGTTGGTAAAGCTGCTTATGACGATTATATCAGCAATGGTCTTATGCAGCAATTAAAAAGACTCGAAGAGGGGGATAACCTCGAACAGGCACATATGCGTAACAGGCAGATGGTTGCAAAATGGGTTTATGAAAAGGGTCTTAAAGAAAATGTTATTGAGAAAATAATGAAGAAACAAGGTAAACAAAAAACATATTTCGTAGTCAATGATTACCAAAAGCTCAGAAAATTGTTTGGCCTGTTATTGCGTGAGATCCAGAGAATCAAATCACAGGGTGATTATGAAGCCGGGAAAAACCTTGTGGAGAATTACGGGGTAAAAGTGGACCAGCAATTATTAAAAGAAGTAAAAAAACGATATCGAAAACTTGGTATACCTCCTTATTCAGGATTTATCCAGCCTAAGTTGGTCCCTGTATATGAAGGGGAAAAAATAATAGACGTAACAATTGAATATCCTGATGATTTTACAGAGCAAATGATGGAATATGGGAGGGAGTATTCGTTTTTGCCCTATTATAATTAGTTCTTAGTTTATTGGTTTGTTTGTTATGGTTGGGTGGTTATTAGTTTTGGTTTTATGGTTTTTTAGTTTTTGATTTTGCAAACAATAATATCCTGGTTCAAAACCTGATTAGTAGTGGGTTGCAATTATAAAAAACTAACTAACCAAAACCATTAACCAACTAACTAGAACTTTTAACTAAAAAACCAATAACTAATTTTTTTTCCATATCTTTGTACCCCGTTAGTCAATTTACGATATATGATAAAACACAGAGAGCATGGAGCGTAGCGCAAAGCATCCATCTCCATGCGCCATGCACTAATCGTAAATCGTAAATAGTAAATCGTAAATCGTTCCCGAATACTCGGGATAAATCGTAAATGACAATGGGTTCTCCAAAATACATCTTTGTAACAGGCGGTGTTACCTCATCATTAGGAAAAGGGGTCATCTCAGCATCGCTTGGAAAACTCCTGCAGGCAAGCGGCTTTTCTGTCACCATCCAAAAATTTGACCCCTATATAAATATCGATCCCGGCACGATGAATCCTTATGAACATGGAGAATGCTACGTAACAGATGATGGCGCTGAGACCGACCTGGACCTTGGCCATTATGAACGTTTTTTAGATATTGCTACTTCCCAGGCAAATAATGTTACAACTGGCAGTATTTATAATACTGTAATTACTAAAGAAAGAGAAGGGGCTTATCTCGGTAAAACAGTACAGGTGATACCGCATATAACTGATGAAATAAAAAGGAGAATGTTTCTTTTGGGAAATACAAAAAAATATGATATAATTATCACAGAAATTGGCGGCACGATCGGTGATATTGAATCGTTACCCTTTGTAGAAGCAGTAAGGCAGGTAATCTGGGAATTAGGCCATCATAGCGCCATAGTGATCCATCTTACCCTTGTCCCATTTTTAAAAACGACTGGGGAATTAAAGACTAAACCCACGCAACATTCTGTTAAAACACTTCTTGAGTCAGGGATACAGCCCGATATTCTTGCTTGTAGAACTGAACATCATCTTCCGATTGATATTAGAACGAAGATAGCGCTTTTCTGTAACGTGCACATAGATTCTGTAATAGAAGTCATAGATGCTGATACGATATATGATGTACCAATGCTAATGAAAAAAGAGAAATTGGATGTAACAGTGTTGAAAAAATTAAAATTACATCGCAACAACAAACCAAATACAGAACAATGGCAGCGTTTTTTAAGCAAAATTAAAAATCCAACCAAAGAGATCAATATCGGGCTTGTAGGTAAATATGTTGAACTTCGGGATGCTTACAAATCGATCGTTGAAGCTTTTACGCACGGAGGGGCTGCAAATGAATGTAAGGTGAATATTAAATGGGTACAATCAGAACACCTGCTGAATGGCCTTTCCACCAATCACACCTGCCCGCCAACCAAAAAGCAACATCAAGGCAGGCGGGAAACCAAAGCAAGGCAGGCGGGTACTACGAATAACTTTTTTGAAAATGTACATGGAATACTGGTTGCTCCCGGGTTTGGTGAAAGAGGTATAGAAGGGAAGATAGAAGCAGCAAGATACGCAAGGGAAAATAATATCCCATATTTAGGTATCTGCCTGGGTATGCAATGTGCAGTTATAGAGTTTGCCCGGAATGTATTAAATTTAAAAGAGGCTGCTACCACTGAAATAACACCTGATACGCCTGATCCTGTGATAGATTTAATGGAAGAACAAAAAAATGTGACTAAGAAAGGAGGTACCATGAGACTTGGAGCCTATCCATGTGAGTTTAAAAAAGATTCAAAAGCTTATGCTGTTTATGGAAAAGCAAAGGTCAGTGAGAGACACCGGCACAGATATGAATTTAACAATAAATACATCAAAAAATTTCAAGAGGCTGGAATGTTAACTCCTGGCATCAATCCGGATAACAAGCTCGTGGAAGTGATAGAGCTAAAAGATCACCCCTGGTTCATAAGTACACAATACCATCCCGAACTAAAAAGCACCGTTCTTCAACCTCATCCGTTGTTTGTCGGGTTTATAAAAGCAGCAGTTGAATATGCAAAAAATAATTAAATAAATGGAACAATCAATAGATAAAAATTATATCACCGGCATCGTTCTTATTATGGTGTTGTTTATAGCATATTTTTGGTTCTTTTCACCAACACCTCCACCGGTTGACCAAACCATTACAAGCGATTCAACCTATGCTCCCGGGGAAAAAACTACCCTGCGTGATGAAGTGGGGACGCAGCCACAAATAGCAACTTCTAACCCTTCCGATAGCTATTGGAACCAACAGGATACGCTCAAAAAGCATTATAAAGAGCAATATGGCATCTTTGCTGTTGCTGCTGAAGGAGAAGCTAAAGATATAATTATTGAAAACAAACAAGTTAGGATCACCTTAAATACCAAAGGTGGCAAGGTTAAGGAAGTAATGCTAAAAGAACATAAAACCTACAACAAAAAGCCACTGATCCTCCTTGATGAACAAAGCAGTACAATGGCATTTGAATTTCAAACAAATGCTGCTGCTCGGATTGGTAATCCGAGCAGCAGTAGCAGGACCGGAATTGTTAACCTAAGTGAATTGTATTTTAAAACATATGGTGAAAATACCTTTGTAAATAAAGCTGAAAAATCCATCAGTTTAGTGCTTAACATTTCCCCTAATCAATATATTGAGCAGGTATACACTTTACCGGAAGAGGGTTATTTGCTTAAACTTCAAATTAAATTTATTGGTCTTGACAATGTAGTTAAAAATGAACCTGTTAAATTTTCCTGGACTGACAAGCTAAAAAAAGTAGAAAGTGACCTGAAAGAAAGCAGGTATAAATCAACGTTAAATTATTACTACAATGATGGAGATTTTGACTATTTAAGCGAACGTTCAGATGACCCGGAACAAGAGCCGCTTGATAAACCCCTCAAGTGGATCTCTATGAAGCAGCGGTTTTTCTCTGCGGCTTTTATCTCAGAAAATTATTTCCCAAAAGGTAAAGTATCGAGCTATATCGACCTGGCAGATTCCAATACCGTAAAAACACTTATTGCAAGCTTAGACATTCCTATAGAAGATCTCAAAACGGGAGAAGGCAGGTTCAAATTCTATTTTGGACCCAACGATTACCACATTCTTAAAAACGTTACAGCGGGCTTTGATAACAATGTTGATTTAGGCTGGTGGTTCATCCCATGGTTTAATAAATTACTCATCATACCTGTTTTTAACTTTTTGGAAGGCTATACAAGCAATTACGGTTTAATTATCCTGCTTTTAGTATTGATCATCAAAACGCTGCTTTTCCCGCTTACTTACAAGTCGTATGTATCTATGGGGAAAATGAGGGTATTAAAACCGGAAACAGACGCGATCAAAGAGAAATACAAGGATGATATGAAAGCCGCACAGCAGGAACAGATGAAACTTTTTCAGAATGTTGGTGTTAACCCGCTCAGTGGTTGTATTCCTATGTTAGTCCAGATGCCCTTCTTTTTTGCCATGTTCTTTTTCTTCCCTAATTCCATTGAGCTAAGGCAGGAATCATTCCTATGGGCTCACGACCTCTCTACCTACGACTCTATATATGATTTACCCTTTACAATTCCATTCTATGGATCGCACATTAGTTTATTTACAATCCTGATGACAATTTCTACCTTGGTATATACTTATATTAACAGTCAAGCTATGAGCTCGCAGATGCAGGGACCCATGAAAACAATGCAGTATATCATGCCCATCATGTTCCTGTTCATACTCAATTCCTTCTCTGCTGCCTTAACCTATTATTACTTTCTACAAAACCTGATCACCATAGGCCAGCAAATGATAATCCGCAGGTTTGTGGATGATGAAAAGATAAGGCAAAAATTAGATGACTATAAAATTCAGCATACTACTAAGAAAAAATCAGGGTTCAGACAAAAAATAGAGGCAGCTGTGAAAGGAAAAAGTAATGGTTTGAGTTTTAAGGAAAGGTATTACCAGGAGATGAGGAAGAAGAAGGATAAGAAGTGAAGAAGGTTCAAGGTCCAAAGTTTAAGGTTCAAGGTTGTGGGTAAAGATGACTAATATAGCGTTTCATAAAAAGGATAACATTTAACCTATATTATTCCTAAACTTTAAGATGAAACAAATAAAATCCCAAA includes:
- the yidC gene encoding membrane protein insertase YidC encodes the protein MDKNYITGIVLIMVLFIAYFWFFSPTPPPVDQTITSDSTYAPGEKTTLRDEVGTQPQIATSNPSDSYWNQQDTLKKHYKEQYGIFAVAAEGEAKDIIIENKQVRITLNTKGGKVKEVMLKEHKTYNKKPLILLDEQSSTMAFEFQTNAAARIGNPSSSSRTGIVNLSELYFKTYGENTFVNKAEKSISLVLNISPNQYIEQVYTLPEEGYLLKLQIKFIGLDNVVKNEPVKFSWTDKLKKVESDLKESRYKSTLNYYYNDGDFDYLSERSDDPEQEPLDKPLKWISMKQRFFSAAFISENYFPKGKVSSYIDLADSNTVKTLIASLDIPIEDLKTGEGRFKFYFGPNDYHILKNVTAGFDNNVDLGWWFIPWFNKLLIIPVFNFLEGYTSNYGLIILLLVLIIKTLLFPLTYKSYVSMGKMRVLKPETDAIKEKYKDDMKAAQQEQMKLFQNVGVNPLSGCIPMLVQMPFFFAMFFFFPNSIELRQESFLWAHDLSTYDSIYDLPFTIPFYGSHISLFTILMTISTLVYTYINSQAMSSQMQGPMKTMQYIMPIMFLFILNSFSAALTYYYFLQNLITIGQQMIIRRFVDDEKIRQKLDDYKIQHTTKKKSGFRQKIEAAVKGKSNGLSFKERYYQEMRKKKDKK